The following DNA comes from Spirulina major PCC 6313.
CCATCAAGTGGCCATGGTTCACCAGTTGCCGCGCCCCCGGAATCGTCCCCGCCATACCCAAGCGGAACACCGTATTATCCAAGCGCATCTCCAACAGTTGCAGCAAACGCTCACCCGTGGAACCCGTGGCTTTCCGGGCTTTCTTCATGTAATTCACCATCTGCTTTTCGGTAATGCCATAGTTGAAGCGCAATTTTTGCTTCTCCTCTAACCGAATCGCATATTCTGAACGCTTACGACGCGCTTGGCCATGCTGCCCAGGCGGATAATCCCGGCGGGAGCTTTTCCGGCTCAACCCCGGCAATTCGCCCAAACGGCGCGTAATCCGTAAACGAGGCCCTCTATATCGAGACATTAATCTTTAAACTCCTGTGATCGAAATCGCTGAACG
Coding sequences within:
- the rpsD gene encoding 30S ribosomal protein S4, with product MSRYRGPRLRITRRLGELPGLSRKSSRRDYPPGQHGQARRKRSEYAIRLEEKQKLRFNYGITEKQMVNYMKKARKATGSTGERLLQLLEMRLDNTVFRLGMAGTIPGARQLVNHGHLMVNGRVVDIASYQCRPGDVLKVRDRDTSKNLVKANMEYPGLANVPSHLEYNKDLMEGKVTGVIEREWVALQINELLVVEYYSRKV